A stretch of Nonomuraea africana DNA encodes these proteins:
- a CDS encoding LysR family transcriptional regulator, with translation MEIDPRRLRVLHEVARRGGVMRAAEALHLTASAVSQQLAQLEREVGLALIDRSQRRVSLTPAGRVLAGYAERVEEELAEAKRELTHFSERLAGPVTIAAFPTVITHLLVPALRSLAVRHPQITPVIREMYGAPALRELRLGGVDVLITERDTSLPAPSLTSLASRTLYIDEYRIVVPPDWPAMPRTVADLAAVSWVAGLPDQACGQALERLAALHGFEPRRVHVIEEFPPTLALVAAGHGVAIVPSLALLDVPEGFVGVSDIGDIGARGLDAVTRVSRTRSGEPDPVQAVVIAAIEEALVNHLRAADPLEESGQAVP, from the coding sequence ATGGAGATAGACCCCCGCCGCCTGCGGGTGCTGCACGAGGTCGCCCGCCGCGGCGGCGTCATGCGCGCGGCCGAGGCGCTGCATCTCACCGCCTCCGCGGTATCCCAGCAGCTGGCGCAGCTGGAACGCGAGGTCGGCCTGGCCCTCATCGACCGCTCGCAGCGCAGGGTCTCCCTCACCCCGGCGGGACGCGTGCTGGCGGGATACGCCGAGCGGGTGGAGGAGGAACTGGCCGAGGCGAAGCGGGAGCTCACCCACTTCTCCGAACGGCTCGCGGGACCGGTGACGATCGCCGCCTTCCCGACGGTGATCACGCATCTGCTGGTGCCCGCCCTGCGGTCGCTGGCCGTCAGGCATCCGCAGATCACCCCCGTCATCCGGGAGATGTACGGCGCCCCCGCCCTGCGCGAGCTGCGCCTCGGCGGGGTGGACGTGCTGATCACCGAGCGGGACACGAGCCTGCCCGCGCCCTCCCTGACCTCGCTGGCCTCCAGGACCCTGTACATCGACGAGTACCGCATCGTGGTGCCGCCGGACTGGCCCGCCATGCCCCGCACCGTCGCCGACCTGGCCGCCGTCTCGTGGGTGGCGGGACTGCCCGACCAGGCCTGCGGTCAGGCGCTCGAACGGCTGGCCGCGCTGCACGGGTTCGAGCCCAGGCGGGTGCACGTCATCGAGGAGTTCCCTCCCACGCTCGCGCTGGTGGCGGCGGGGCACGGCGTCGCCATCGTGCCGTCGCTGGCCCTGCTCGACGTTCCCGAGGGGTTCGTCGGTGTGAGCGACATCGGCGACATCGGCGCGCGGGGGCTCGACGCCGTCACCCGCGTGAGCCGCACCCGCTCGGGCGAGCCCGACCCGGTGCAGGCGGTGGTCATCGCGGCGATCGAGGAGGCGCTAGTCAACCACCTGCGGGCCGCTGACCCGCTCGAGGAGTCTGGCCAGGCGGTCCCTTAG
- a CDS encoding CBU_0592 family membrane protein, whose amino-acid sequence MDLLVAAVGWIGAGLMLYGYARVSAGRMAGDGLPYQLTNLVGSLALMVNTAYNAAWPSALLNVVWAAIGAVAIFRLREAVR is encoded by the coding sequence ATGGATCTCCTCGTGGCCGCCGTCGGCTGGATCGGCGCGGGCCTGATGCTGTACGGCTACGCCCGCGTCTCCGCGGGAAGGATGGCCGGGGACGGCCTGCCGTACCAGCTGACCAACCTGGTGGGATCCCTCGCCCTGATGGTCAACACCGCCTACAACGCGGCCTGGCCCTCGGCGCTGCTCAACGTGGTGTGGGCGGCGATCGGCGCCGTCGCGATCTTCAGGCTCAGGGAGGCCGTCAGATGA